Proteins co-encoded in one Thermochromatium tepidum ATCC 43061 genomic window:
- the egtD gene encoding L-histidine N(alpha)-methyltransferase yields the protein MTQADTSPQGCLRSRIRFFDFHPTMADVRAEVLDGLSHPHKRLPPKLFYDQQGSRLFDAITELPEYYPTRTEIQILRAHGAAMAERLGRGCVLIELGSGSSLKIQTLLAVLQPRVYIPVDISKAHLLESAQALAERFPGLSIRAACADYSGPFELPLDPDWRDRAAFFPGSSIGNFDPNEARAFLKRVARVLGPGGRLLIGVDLKKARAVLEAAYNDAQGVTAAFNLNLLARLNRELGADFELDAFRHHAFFNEEASRIEMHLVSRCNQRVRVAGQVFEFRLGETIHTENSYKYGIQDFQRLARSAGFVSEQVWTDPKDLFSVHCLIVEEA from the coding sequence ATGACACAGGCAGATACCTCACCGCAGGGGTGCCTCAGGTCGCGCATTCGTTTCTTTGACTTTCATCCGACCATGGCCGACGTGCGCGCCGAGGTGCTGGATGGACTGAGCCATCCACACAAGCGGCTGCCGCCCAAGCTGTTTTACGATCAGCAGGGCTCGCGTCTGTTCGATGCCATCACCGAGCTGCCCGAGTATTACCCGACCCGCACCGAGATCCAGATCCTGCGCGCGCATGGCGCGGCCATGGCCGAGCGGCTCGGGCGCGGCTGTGTGCTGATCGAGCTGGGCAGCGGGAGCAGTCTCAAGATCCAGACCCTGCTCGCCGTGCTTCAGCCGCGCGTCTATATCCCGGTCGATATCTCCAAGGCCCATCTGCTCGAATCGGCCCAGGCGCTCGCCGAGCGTTTTCCGGGGCTTTCGATCCGTGCCGCTTGTGCCGACTATTCCGGCCCCTTCGAGCTACCGCTGGACCCGGACTGGCGCGATCGGGCGGCCTTCTTCCCTGGATCGAGCATCGGCAACTTCGATCCAAACGAGGCGCGCGCCTTCCTCAAGCGGGTGGCGCGGGTGCTGGGGCCAGGCGGACGCCTGCTGATCGGCGTGGATCTCAAAAAGGCGCGAGCGGTGCTGGAGGCGGCCTACAACGACGCCCAGGGTGTGACGGCGGCCTTCAATCTCAATCTGCTCGCCCGGCTCAACCGCGAGCTGGGCGCCGATTTCGAGCTCGATGCCTTTCGCCATCACGCCTTCTTCAACGAAGAGGCCAGCCGCATCGAGATGCATCTGGTCAGCCGCTGCAACCAGCGTGTGCGCGTCGCCGGGCAGGTGTTCGAGTTCCGGCTCGGTGAGACCATCCATACCGAGAACTCCTACAAATACGGGATCCAGGACTTCCAGCGCCTGGCCCGCTCGGCGGGTTTCGTCTCCGAGCAGGTGTGGACCGATCCGAAGGATCTGTTCAGTGTCCACTGTCTGATCGTAGAGGAGGCCTGA
- a CDS encoding DUF1015 domain-containing protein, whose translation MSLIQPFAGLRPAPGRAAEVAAPPYDVLNTAEARRLVEGRPWSFLHISRAEVDLPEGADPYAPEVYAKARENFERLLTAGVLIRDPEPRYYVYRLIQGGHTQTGLVVSASIADYEAGRIKRHELTRPSKEDDRVQQIQALGAQTGPVLLVHRATPEIDRTLAGVAEQPPEIDITADDGVRHQLWSIVGVDLTDPLTQAFDRLDALYIADGHHRAAAAARVAAARWGAADPDGHQGFLAVSFPHDQLRILAYNRLVRDLNGLSVAAFLERVGERFTLEPCADPVAPERPGVFGMYLQGVWYRLTPSAGLPPATDPIAALDVSRLQGQLLGPILGIQDPRRDERIDFVGGSRGLSGLTRRVDAGEMALAFSLHPTPLQELMAVADRGEVMPPKSTWFEPKLADGLVSLVL comes from the coding sequence ATGTCACTGATCCAACCCTTTGCCGGTCTGCGTCCGGCGCCCGGTCGCGCGGCCGAGGTCGCCGCGCCGCCCTATGACGTCCTGAACACCGCCGAGGCACGGCGTCTGGTCGAGGGGCGCCCCTGGAGCTTCCTGCACATCTCGCGCGCTGAGGTCGATCTGCCCGAGGGTGCGGACCCCTACGCGCCCGAGGTCTATGCCAAGGCGCGTGAGAACTTCGAGCGCCTGCTGACCGCAGGCGTCCTGATCCGCGATCCCGAGCCGCGCTATTATGTCTATCGGCTGATCCAAGGTGGTCATACCCAGACCGGTCTGGTGGTCTCGGCCTCGATCGCCGACTATGAGGCCGGGCGCATCAAGCGCCACGAGCTTACACGTCCATCCAAGGAAGACGACCGGGTGCAGCAGATCCAGGCGCTCGGCGCCCAGACCGGGCCGGTGCTCCTGGTCCATCGCGCCACGCCCGAGATCGACCGGACGCTCGCCGGGGTCGCCGAGCAGCCGCCCGAGATCGATATCACTGCTGACGATGGGGTGCGCCATCAGCTGTGGTCGATCGTCGGAGTCGACCTGACCGACCCTCTGACCCAGGCGTTCGATCGGCTCGATGCGCTCTACATCGCCGATGGGCATCATCGTGCGGCCGCTGCCGCACGCGTGGCCGCGGCCCGCTGGGGCGCGGCGGATCCCGATGGTCATCAGGGATTTCTCGCCGTCAGCTTCCCGCACGATCAACTGCGGATCCTTGCGTACAACCGGCTGGTGCGCGATCTCAACGGACTGAGCGTCGCTGCCTTCCTGGAACGGGTCGGCGAACGCTTCACCCTTGAGCCCTGTGCCGACCCGGTCGCACCCGAGCGACCTGGTGTATTCGGGATGTATCTCCAAGGGGTCTGGTATCGCTTGACCCCCTCGGCCGGACTCCCGCCGGCCACCGATCCGATCGCAGCCCTGGACGTGAGTCGTTTGCAGGGGCAGCTACTCGGGCCGATCCTCGGCATCCAGGATCCGCGCCGTGACGAGCGCATCGACTTCGTCGGCGGCAGCCGAGGGCTTTCGGGACTGACCAGGCGCGTCGACGCGGGCGAGATGGCCCTGGCCTTCAGCCTCCATCCGACCCCGCTTCAGGAATTGATGGCCGTGGCCGACCGGGGCGAGGTCATGCCACCCAAGTCCACCTGGTTCGAGCCCAAGCTCGCCGATGGTCTGGTGAGCCTTGTGCTCTAG
- a CDS encoding RelA/SpoT family protein has translation MVKPVYNLPEPHTDDAQAIRHWLDSLGDQYPSKERDCLARACAALARQQGVRPDSGESLIRHGLATADILARLRMDHETLVAALLKGCFRSGEPTEAVLSADFGPGIARMVEDLVRIDQFAGVEAVIPDKDRPQHEENLRRLLLGLAADVRVMLIVLAERVHLMRAVKDLDPERRVKLARDTQRVYAPLANRLGIWQIKWELEDLSLRYLQPEDYRRIATLLAERREERERDIAAVIAILRAKFTEVGIPAEITGRPKHIYSIWKKMQRKNVDIAEIFDLRAVRILVDSVADCYAALGVVHGLWRHIPKEFDDYIATPKGNFYQSLHTAVEGPEGKALEVQIRTHAMHQHAEFGVAAHWAYKEARGHDAEFQRWIVWMRQWLSSKNDDETSAERLKRFQAEFEPTHIYVLTPQSKVIELLRGATPLDFAYAIHSELGHRCRGAKVNDRIVPLNYTLHSGDTVEILTQKTAAPSRDWLSPHHGYLITARARNRVRQWFKQQDFDKHLHEGRGLLERELARLGISDKPPLDEIAQRFNFRRGDDLLAAIGRGDLAVGQVARQVGEPRVEGAKEREREPELKARPPRHPKTGEGSDVVIEGVKDLMTRMASCCKPVPDDPIVGFVTRGRGVTVHRRDCPNIRHLSTEERARLIEVHWADRADGSAQYPVDLLVVAADRKGLLRDVSSVFADADVAVIGVETHSEKSTATATMRFTIEVADKGQLARLMTKLQQLPEIHQVRRFH, from the coding sequence ATGGTCAAACCCGTCTACAACCTGCCCGAGCCGCACACCGACGACGCCCAGGCCATCCGGCACTGGCTCGACAGTCTGGGGGATCAGTATCCATCCAAGGAGCGCGACTGTCTCGCCCGTGCCTGCGCGGCCCTGGCGCGCCAGCAGGGCGTGCGCCCGGACAGCGGTGAGTCGCTGATCCGACACGGGCTTGCCACCGCAGACATCCTGGCGCGTCTACGCATGGATCACGAGACCCTGGTGGCGGCCCTGCTCAAGGGTTGTTTTCGCAGCGGCGAGCCGACCGAAGCGGTGCTGTCGGCGGACTTTGGTCCCGGCATCGCACGGATGGTCGAGGATCTGGTGCGCATCGATCAGTTTGCCGGCGTCGAGGCCGTGATCCCGGACAAGGATCGACCCCAACACGAGGAAAATCTGCGGCGTCTACTGCTCGGTCTCGCCGCAGACGTGCGCGTGATGCTCATCGTGCTGGCCGAGCGCGTGCACCTGATGCGCGCGGTCAAGGATCTGGACCCTGAACGTCGTGTCAAGCTGGCGCGCGACACCCAGCGCGTCTATGCCCCGCTGGCCAACCGGCTCGGCATCTGGCAGATCAAGTGGGAGCTCGAAGACCTCTCGCTGCGCTATCTCCAGCCCGAGGACTACCGGCGCATCGCCACACTCTTGGCCGAGCGACGTGAGGAGCGCGAACGCGATATCGCCGCCGTCATCGCGATCCTGCGCGCGAAGTTCACCGAGGTCGGCATCCCGGCCGAGATCACCGGGCGCCCCAAACACATCTACAGCATCTGGAAGAAGATGCAGCGCAAGAACGTCGATATCGCCGAGATCTTCGACCTGCGCGCGGTGCGCATCCTGGTCGACTCGGTGGCCGACTGCTATGCCGCGCTCGGCGTGGTGCATGGACTCTGGCGCCATATCCCCAAGGAATTCGACGACTACATCGCAACACCCAAGGGCAACTTCTATCAGTCGCTGCACACGGCGGTCGAGGGACCTGAGGGCAAGGCGCTGGAGGTCCAGATCCGCACCCACGCCATGCACCAGCACGCCGAGTTCGGTGTGGCCGCGCACTGGGCCTACAAAGAAGCCAGGGGCCACGACGCCGAGTTCCAGCGCTGGATCGTCTGGATGCGCCAGTGGCTTTCAAGCAAGAACGACGACGAGACCTCCGCCGAGCGGCTGAAACGCTTCCAGGCCGAGTTCGAGCCAACGCACATCTATGTGCTCACGCCCCAGTCCAAGGTGATCGAACTGCTCAGGGGGGCGACCCCGCTCGACTTCGCCTATGCCATCCATTCCGAGCTCGGACACCGCTGCCGGGGCGCCAAGGTCAACGATCGTATCGTCCCGCTCAATTACACCCTGCACAGCGGTGATACGGTCGAGATCCTGACCCAGAAGACCGCCGCCCCGAGCCGCGATTGGCTCAGCCCCCATCATGGCTATCTGATTACGGCCCGGGCGCGCAATCGGGTGCGCCAGTGGTTCAAGCAACAGGACTTCGACAAACATCTGCACGAAGGGCGCGGGCTTTTGGAACGCGAGCTGGCGCGGCTCGGCATCAGCGACAAGCCGCCGCTCGACGAGATCGCCCAGAGGTTCAACTTCAGGCGCGGTGACGACCTGCTGGCGGCCATCGGGCGAGGGGATCTGGCCGTGGGTCAGGTCGCGCGTCAGGTTGGCGAACCCAGGGTCGAGGGGGCCAAGGAACGCGAGCGCGAACCTGAGCTCAAAGCGCGCCCGCCCCGCCATCCCAAGACGGGAGAGGGCAGTGATGTCGTGATCGAGGGCGTTAAGGATCTGATGACCCGCATGGCATCCTGCTGTAAGCCTGTACCCGACGATCCCATCGTCGGCTTCGTCACCCGTGGGCGTGGTGTGACCGTCCATCGGCGCGACTGTCCCAATATTCGCCATCTGAGTACGGAGGAGCGCGCGCGTCTGATCGAGGTGCACTGGGCCGATCGCGCCGATGGGAGTGCCCAGTATCCGGTCGACCTGTTGGTGGTGGCCGCCGATCGCAAGGGATTGTTGCGCGACGTCAGTTCTGTCTTTGCCGATGCCGACGTCGCTGTGATCGGGGTCGAGACCCATTCCGAGAAGAGCACAGCCACTGCCACGATGCGTTTTACCATCGAGGTCGCGGACAAGGGGCAGCTTGCGCGCTTGATGACCAAGCTCCAACAGCTCCCCGAGATCCATCAGGTGCGGCGCTTCCATTGA
- a CDS encoding phosphotransferase enzyme family protein, with translation MSADVRSLIALCEQFAIERPVEAVAPLGRGLINETYRVETGGGCSVLQRLNDRVFPAPERILTNLARLAEHPEPPESFGLRVPALIPSRTGAPFVRDASGAVWRLMEFIPDTCTLPRLQETSQAREVGRILGRFHRWISALPSADFAVTLPGYHDTSGHLKRLMALSDARRAAPEMGPIFDFIEARLDLAEALDRAVQSGRIVPRLTHGDPKLDNILFDRDGRRALALIDLDTLQPGLIQHDLGDCLRSCCNVLGEAETDPAKVRFDLVLAAAILTGYAEVTRGWLSDGDIDSLFDGIRVMPFELGLRFLTDHLQGDRYFKVDRPGRNLIKAQIQFALVADIERREPEIRAAIQAVFG, from the coding sequence ATGTCAGCCGATGTCCGTTCCCTGATCGCCCTGTGTGAGCAGTTTGCGATCGAGCGGCCCGTTGAGGCCGTCGCCCCCCTGGGGCGCGGGCTGATCAACGAGACCTATCGAGTCGAGACGGGTGGGGGCTGCTCTGTGCTCCAGCGGCTCAATGACCGGGTCTTTCCGGCTCCCGAGCGAATCCTCACCAATCTGGCGCGACTGGCCGAGCATCCCGAGCCGCCGGAGTCGTTTGGACTCCGGGTACCGGCCCTGATCCCGAGCCGCACCGGTGCGCCCTTCGTGCGCGATGCGTCGGGGGCCGTCTGGCGTCTGATGGAGTTCATCCCCGATACCTGTACCCTGCCGCGACTTCAGGAGACGTCTCAGGCACGCGAGGTCGGACGGATACTGGGGCGTTTCCATCGCTGGATATCGGCACTGCCGAGCGCGGACTTCGCCGTCACCCTGCCTGGCTATCACGACACATCCGGCCATCTCAAACGTCTGATGGCCCTGTCTGATGCGCGTCGCGCTGCGCCGGAGATGGGCCCAATTTTTGACTTCATCGAGGCGCGGTTGGATCTGGCCGAAGCCCTGGATCGTGCCGTGCAGTCCGGTCGGATCGTGCCGCGCCTCACCCACGGCGACCCCAAGCTCGACAACATCCTCTTCGACCGTGACGGACGGCGCGCACTGGCGCTGATCGATCTGGACACGCTCCAGCCGGGCCTGATCCAGCACGATCTGGGCGACTGTCTGCGTTCATGCTGCAATGTCCTGGGCGAGGCTGAGACCGATCCTGCGAAGGTTCGATTCGATCTCGTGCTCGCCGCAGCGATCCTCACCGGCTATGCCGAGGTGACGCGCGGCTGGCTGAGCGATGGGGACATCGACAGCCTGTTCGACGGCATCCGGGTGATGCCCTTCGAACTGGGTCTGCGCTTTCTCACCGATCACCTCCAGGGCGACCGTTATTTCAAGGTCGATCGCCCGGGACGCAATCTGATCAAGGCCCAGATCCAATTCGCCCTGGTCGCCGACATCGAGCGCCGGGAGCCTGAGATCCGGGCCGCGATCCAGGCCGTGTTCGGCTGA
- a CDS encoding RNA-guided endonuclease InsQ/TnpB family protein: MLIAHRIALDPNNTQATYLARACGVARFAYNWALAEWKRQYEAAKADPSLPKPSQMALCRQLNAIKRDQFPWMLEVTKCAPQMAIIQLGQAFQNFFAGRARYPQFRKKGVHDRFTLTNDQFDIDGCRIRIPHLGWVRMRESLRFAGKLMSATVSRVADRWFVSITVDTPDTSHLPKAENQGAAGVDLGVSALATLSTGETIPGPKPHKALLDRLRRLSRSLSRKQKGSANRKKARARLAKLHARIANIRSDALHKLTTNLTRRFHTICIENLNVRGMVKNRHLARSIADMSFFEFRRQLEYKAVMRGGVVVVADRFFASSKTCSACGHKLDDLPLSVREWTCPDCGSIHDRDANAAINLKKVAESSAGGCQPFQRHADCSVTACGEADSGLGRTLKTKPASGKQEVSFVPV, from the coding sequence GTGCTGATTGCCCACCGCATCGCACTCGATCCCAACAACACACAGGCGACCTACTTGGCCCGCGCGTGTGGCGTCGCCCGCTTTGCCTACAACTGGGCACTGGCCGAGTGGAAGCGCCAGTACGAGGCGGCAAAGGCCGATCCTTCATTGCCAAAGCCCTCGCAAATGGCGCTGTGCCGTCAGTTGAACGCCATCAAGCGCGACCAGTTCCCGTGGATGCTGGAGGTGACCAAGTGTGCCCCGCAGATGGCGATCATCCAGTTGGGTCAGGCGTTCCAGAACTTCTTCGCTGGCCGTGCCCGCTATCCGCAGTTTCGCAAGAAGGGCGTGCACGACCGCTTCACGCTCACCAACGACCAGTTCGACATCGACGGCTGCCGCATTCGCATCCCCCATCTGGGCTGGGTGCGCATGCGCGAGTCGTTGCGTTTTGCTGGCAAGCTCATGTCGGCCACCGTCTCCCGTGTGGCCGACCGCTGGTTCGTCAGCATCACCGTGGACACGCCCGACACCTCGCACCTGCCCAAGGCCGAAAACCAAGGCGCGGCAGGCGTCGATCTGGGCGTGTCGGCACTCGCAACGCTCTCGACGGGAGAGACCATCCCGGGTCCGAAGCCCCACAAGGCGCTGCTGGACCGATTGCGCAGGCTCTCGCGCAGCCTGAGTCGCAAGCAAAAAGGCTCGGCCAACCGCAAGAAGGCCAGGGCCAGACTGGCAAAGCTGCACGCCAGGATCGCCAACATCCGCTCGGATGCGCTGCACAAGCTCACCACCAACCTCACGCGCCGGTTTCATACCATCTGCATCGAGAACCTGAATGTGCGTGGCATGGTGAAGAACCGCCATCTGGCGCGCTCCATCGCCGACATGAGCTTCTTCGAGTTCCGTCGGCAACTGGAATACAAGGCGGTGATGCGCGGCGGCGTCGTGGTGGTGGCAGATCGTTTCTTTGCCAGCAGCAAGACGTGCTCGGCGTGTGGGCACAAGCTCGACGATTTGCCGCTGTCGGTGCGTGAGTGGACGTGTCCGGATTGCGGAAGTATCCACGACCGCGATGCGAACGCGGCGATCAATCTGAAAAAGGTGGCCGAGAGTTCGGCTGGCGGCTGCCAGCCCTTTCAGCGACACGCTGATTGCTCGGTGACAGCCTGTGGAGAGGCGGACTCTGGTCTTGGGCGCACGCTCAAGACGAAACCGGCCTCTGGGAAGCAGGAAGTCAGCTTTGTTCCTGTGTGA
- a CDS encoding formylglycine-generating enzyme family protein — MAEQSDSQIYSDPESELLHKTLEQLRQEAEEEIKRLSARLGEHDFAPGSQVETAAERLALQQEMLLIQQSLDAKEQALEHITQECRRLEDALEDKHLALEGLKKEIERKDQSLHEAHTEIERLRQELLKASHDSNRSAKTPALSPPVGVQEDSRTPRWLVATTGLLVVLLSVSAVANFYLMREYAALSEAREDAEAVAIQVRPSPPTSEAIVQGEPEPAEINQPPRIHQDRLLDGTTGPAMVVLNGGSFRMGSDSLSSEDYTPARLVKVGPFMIGAYEITFREYDYFARATGRSLPSDQGWGRDMRPVVGVSWEDARDYAAWLAQQTGRGYRLPSEAEWEFAARAGTTTPFWWGKTAGSNRAVCFDCGSQWDNRSTAPVMSFPANPFGLYETAGNAMEWVADCYRAHYENAPSDGRALLTGDCSNRVARGGAFNKPAETMRVFVRARFAPNTKLNMLGFRVARDL; from the coding sequence ATGGCCGAGCAATCCGACTCGCAAATCTATTCCGACCCAGAGTCTGAACTGCTGCACAAAACCCTGGAACAGCTGCGCCAAGAGGCGGAAGAGGAGATCAAGCGGCTCAGTGCCCGATTGGGCGAGCACGACTTCGCGCCCGGTAGCCAGGTCGAGACGGCGGCCGAACGCCTCGCGCTCCAGCAGGAAATGCTGCTGATACAGCAATCCCTAGACGCCAAGGAACAGGCACTCGAACACATCACCCAGGAATGCCGACGGCTGGAGGATGCACTCGAGGACAAGCACCTGGCCCTGGAGGGACTCAAGAAGGAGATCGAACGCAAGGATCAATCGCTCCACGAGGCCCATACAGAGATCGAGCGCTTGCGTCAGGAGCTGCTGAAAGCCAGCCACGACAGCAATCGGTCAGCGAAGACGCCCGCCCTATCCCCGCCGGTGGGCGTGCAAGAGGATTCAAGGACACCTCGCTGGCTGGTCGCGACCACGGGACTGCTGGTCGTGCTGCTCTCGGTCTCGGCGGTCGCCAACTTCTACCTGATGCGTGAGTATGCTGCGCTCAGTGAAGCGCGCGAGGACGCCGAGGCCGTCGCGATCCAGGTCCGACCTTCCCCCCCCACCAGCGAAGCCATCGTCCAGGGCGAACCCGAGCCCGCCGAGATCAACCAGCCGCCGCGTATCCATCAGGACCGACTGCTCGACGGAACCACCGGACCGGCGATGGTCGTGCTCAACGGCGGCAGCTTCCGGATGGGCTCCGATAGCCTCAGCAGCGAGGACTACACCCCCGCGCGCTTGGTCAAGGTCGGCCCCTTTATGATAGGCGCCTACGAGATCACCTTTCGCGAGTACGACTACTTCGCCCGCGCGACTGGACGCAGTCTGCCCAGCGATCAGGGCTGGGGACGCGACATGCGCCCGGTGGTTGGCGTCAGTTGGGAGGATGCACGCGACTATGCGGCCTGGCTCGCACAACAAACCGGGCGCGGCTATCGTCTGCCCAGCGAGGCGGAATGGGAGTTTGCCGCGCGTGCCGGGACCACCACGCCCTTCTGGTGGGGAAAGACCGCCGGCTCCAATCGCGCCGTCTGCTTCGACTGTGGCAGTCAGTGGGACAATCGCTCCACGGCGCCCGTGATGAGCTTTCCAGCCAATCCATTCGGTCTCTACGAAACCGCCGGCAATGCCATGGAATGGGTCGCCGATTGTTATCGAGCGCATTATGAGAACGCACCGAGCGATGGACGCGCGCTGCTCACCGGCGATTGCTCCAATCGTGTGGCGCGTGGCGGTGCCTTCAACAAGCCGGCCGAAACCATGCGTGTCTTCGTGCGCGCACGCTTCGCGCCCAACACCAAGCTCAATATGCTCGGCTTCCGGGTAGCCCGTGATCTTTGA
- a CDS encoding DUF3422 family protein, producing the protein MSLPFKEHPLRHQLVNELHVRTYMPLRAPARLSHVAAVCGERGSGRTVRHLHELLERHGIPRPERIEQYYLVSLGDLRILWERHTEFVSYTFSLPGPFTHPFADPVITQLPADWLAEIPGEVIAAISLALEPADTPEYSLDELTALFGGHPVIGSEVVGGLARAYSDLRIHEDGFSRLLLRDQGLSPNQAGRLAKRLLEVSSYRAMALLGLPPAREANVCLSDAERRLVAVSSRMACQEDRGQEVLESDLLAELTDLAAEIEAVAARTSYRFEASRAYYNLVMQRLDQLRQRRIEGLQTFTEFLDARLAPAVATCDSTAKRQQGLAERAARLTSLLRARVEVELQKQNRSLLESMNRRTKLQLRLQETVEGLSVIAIGYYGVGLLAYLLKGLEAHGRHIDATYVTGLSAPLIVLIAWFGIRRMKSRLLKSGPE; encoded by the coding sequence ATGTCCTTGCCCTTCAAGGAGCATCCGCTACGCCATCAGCTCGTCAATGAGCTCCATGTGCGCACCTACATGCCGCTTCGCGCGCCGGCGCGGCTCTCGCATGTCGCCGCCGTCTGCGGTGAGCGCGGCAGTGGCCGCACTGTGCGCCATCTACATGAGTTGCTCGAACGCCACGGCATACCGCGCCCGGAGCGTATCGAGCAATATTATCTGGTCAGTCTTGGCGACCTCCGGATACTTTGGGAGCGCCATACCGAGTTCGTCAGCTATACCTTCAGTCTGCCCGGCCCCTTCACACACCCCTTCGCCGATCCGGTTATCACCCAATTGCCCGCGGATTGGCTGGCTGAGATACCAGGCGAGGTCATCGCCGCGATCTCGCTGGCGCTCGAACCGGCTGACACACCCGAGTATTCGCTCGATGAGCTGACGGCACTATTCGGCGGCCATCCGGTGATTGGTTCCGAGGTGGTTGGCGGACTTGCGCGGGCCTATTCGGATCTACGCATCCATGAGGACGGCTTCTCGCGCCTCTTGTTGCGCGATCAGGGATTGTCGCCGAACCAAGCCGGACGTCTAGCCAAGCGCCTCCTGGAGGTCAGTTCCTATCGGGCCATGGCGCTGCTCGGACTGCCGCCGGCGCGTGAGGCCAATGTCTGTCTGAGCGACGCCGAGCGGCGTCTTGTGGCGGTCTCCTCGCGCATGGCCTGTCAGGAGGATCGAGGTCAGGAGGTTCTAGAAAGCGATCTACTGGCCGAACTGACCGATCTGGCCGCCGAGATCGAGGCGGTGGCCGCGCGGACCAGCTACCGTTTCGAGGCTTCGCGCGCTTATTACAATCTGGTCATGCAGCGTCTGGATCAGCTGCGTCAGCGGCGCATCGAGGGCTTGCAGACCTTCACCGAGTTCCTTGACGCACGCCTGGCCCCGGCGGTCGCGACCTGTGATTCGACGGCCAAGCGTCAACAGGGGCTGGCCGAGCGCGCCGCCCGTCTGACCAGCCTGCTGCGCGCGCGCGTCGAGGTCGAGCTGCAGAAGCAAAATCGCAGTCTGCTGGAATCGATGAACCGGCGCACCAAGCTGCAACTGCGGCTCCAGGAGACCGTCGAGGGTTTGTCGGTCATCGCCATCGGCTACTATGGCGTCGGACTGTTGGCCTATCTGCTCAAGGGACTGGAGGCCCACGGTCGGCACATCGATGCGACCTATGTCACTGGACTGTCTGCTCCGCTGATCGTGTTGATCGCCTGGTTTGGGATCCGGCGCATGAAGTCGCGTCTGCTCAAGTCCGGGCCGGAGTGA